A region of the Parambassis ranga chromosome 24, fParRan2.1, whole genome shotgun sequence genome:
GTGCCAATGATCTGAGGCACACAGCGGCCCGGAGCGTGCAGCATGCAGTGGGTGGTGGCCTGAAACAGCAGCACGCTGGTGAGGTGGAGGACCAGAGCTGGATCCTCGGCCTCCTTCAGCTGCTCAGTGAGAGCCTGGCGGTGCTGGAACAGGGCCTgcctgcatgacacacacacattcacacagcttgAATCTCCAAAAACATCAGCTGGATTCAAACCTGTAATTAAATCTATAATTTTCTACTACCTCTCCTTTTTCTTGTCTCCCTTCTTCAGCAGGAATCCACACACCTCTGCACTCGTCTCTATGTTGGTCAGAAAGTCTTCAATAGTCTGTGATGATGATTACACAGCCATCAATGTAATTACATGTATACACAATCTTGGTTAGAAGTGCAGAGAACTCGTAAATTACAAGTATTAATCTtacaaaaatcaaaataaactaaaatcaGTACGTACATTATCAGTGTCCACAGCTGTTACCAAATAAAACAATATCTGCAGTGCAATCAGCACATGTTGTAGAAATCATGCAGAGTTCTGGTCATATGTAAATAAATCATGGCTTCTCAGTTTTTACAGTATCTtgagtagggatgtcccgatcaggtttttttgccctcgagtctgagtctgagtcatttgattttgagtatctgccgataccgagtcccgatccgatactttcaggactctataaaggcactcattgcagcaaaacccgtgtgtgtgtgtgtgtcgcgctactgccacactgggagatttaaCACACGCAgcatcaaggtctcgaacccaggacctctcgtgCCAAAAgtagctgtcatacccctactacaagacacagagccaccctgcatagaaggcattaactttgagagctctgataaatatatatccgagtcctgatcgggaggtaatgtccgattccaatcgagtctgaaatcacgttaTCGGGCcagatttccgatcacgtgatcggatcgggacatccctaatctTGAGCGATGTAGGATAAAGTGGTTGTGACATTTAGTAAATGTACATTTGGTTTTTAATATGGTGCATTCAAGTATCATCAAAAAGTCCAACAATTTTCTTGTTCTTACAGTTTTTCCTCTAAAACACTGTGTCATTTTGgcaatttaaaaaatgaatttctATGTTTGTATGTGAATTGAAGGCTTTTGTAGACTTGAGGGTttacttgttttgggtttaTTTTGACTCTCTAGTTTTGATTTGACCTCCGTGCACCTGCTGTggagctgtttgttttctgggGGTGACATGAAATGCTACTTACTTTGCCATTTAGGCAGTTGTGTAGTTTCATCAAAGGTCCTCTGGTCTCCTCCGACAGTTTGCCCAAAATCTTCACTCTGACCTGAGGCAGCACATCACTCCATCTTTAAATTGAGACtaagcttatttttttttattgctgattAATTCCAAAAGCACAGACCTCGTTGGTGATGGTGCTGGGGTTCTCCACAGACATCATCAGGTCAGCAGCCAGGAAATTAACCAGGATATTGGTGACATCAGTGCATAAGGTCTTCAGCACGTGTTTGGCGATGTGGACCTGGGTTTCATCTGCAGTTGGTTCAAAACAAGAATTCAATTTATAATTTaactttatattttaattaattttaataagAATATCGGGCGGGTATACAGCAGTGGGGAAGATGGAGCAGGATTCACCAGAGAAGAACTTGGTGCCTTTTTCAAACAGCCGGATGTTGTTGTACAGGTTGGTGATCTCCTCCTGCAGGTCCTTCATGCTCTTCTTCTTGTTGGCCCCTGATGGAGAGCTGGTGGAGGACATGAACACCGTCCGCAGCACCTCCTGATAGGCTTTAGTCAGAGGCCTGCAGGGACGTAAGACAGTGAGAGGACAGACTGATCGCTGGCAGAGAGAACTGGTCTGGAGACAGGAACCTGTGAGTTACCTTACTAAATGCTCCGCCAGCTCCGAGAGGATTTCTTCAGGACAGTCACTGACTCTCTCCTCCAAAACAGCCACGATCTCCTCCTGAGCCATAAAGGGAGCTTCAGTCTGTTTGCTGCGATCTTGGCAAAGATAAAACACGTGCTAATTAGTCTCAAAGGGACACTACAGTTACCTTTGTCTTCTATAAAAAATGCTTAACAACCCTGGAGAGAGATTCCTAGCCAACCAGCCATTATACCACTGTTACAATCAAGCGCCTCACAAAGCAGGCTTAATGCACAGGTAGGAATATTAATTCTGGTGAAGATAAAACGGCTTTTTTGGCCTTTGGTGTACTTGTCTGTGAAGGTCCAGATTCTTCATCACTGTCCTCGTCTTTCCTGCCCTTCTTCTTGGTTTTACGAATCCGGATCTCTCTGGCGTTGCCTCCCCCACCTGATTTCACACTACCGCTGCCCTCTGGGAGACAAAGAGTtaacagattgttttttttttgtcaagatAAAGCCACATGCAGACCAACAGACTCTCACAGTCCCAGAGCTGCTCAGAACATGTGACTCTACTCCCAGGAGATCTTGTGGGACAGATTGCGGCAGGTTTCAGTTGTGATACCAAAACATATGTGCAATATGTTACTAATTAAAGAGGAGGTATCAAAAACACAGGGAAGAGCCACTGGCTTTAAAATAGTTTCTAATAAAAAACCTCATTGAGCATAGCAAGAATATATGAAACAGGGAAAAGCATCTGACTTTGCAATGGTCCTTGAATATATCATGTTTgcaatgaaagaaaataaaatacagtagaAGAAAATGATTCATTGACTTTTGAGGAGCAGTCACATGATGAAAATCGGCCTAGTGGTCCATCTGCAGATTTTCTACAGTAGTGTAACGTAAATATAGAAATATCTACAGCATATGGGCCTCTGGGTGTTataatacacaaaaacatgcaagaGACCTCTTACTACTTCTAGCCACGAGTTTGCGGTTTCCATAGAGATAGAGAAGTTTATATTGTAGTGACAAAAATGTCTTAAAAAGAATCCTAGACAGCTCGAATGCATGTTTATGAAGTTTAGGTGAGGTCTGACACACCTGTGGCCTTCTTCCTGCGCTCcgcttctctcttctcctttttaGAAAGTGCTGAGCTCTCTGTCAGAATAGACGCTTGCTTCAGATCCTCCTCAGTTATCAGGAACACTGGGTTGTTTTTGacttcctaaaaaaaaacaaaaacatgtttttttaattccaaGAGTTTCACATATAGATATGTGACAAAGGCTGCTGTACCTTCTGAGCTTTCTGCTGCATGGCCTCATCAAATAAAGACAGGCAGTTGCTGATGAACTTCTCGCTGACGACCACCGTGCCTCCCAGCACTCTGGCAGACGACTGGACATTGGTGTTCCTCATAGCCTGGTTGATGAGCATCCCGgtgtcctcctctgacaggcaGCTGGGCAGAATGggctaaaaataaacaaaaataaaaacattcaaacattctCTGAAATGACACTCCTGCTGAGTAATTCCACTACTACTGTAGTGACCTGTAAGTCGGTCCATGTGGAAGAGTTGACAGCCTCCTCCACAGACGCCTCCACCTGGTCGACCAGCCCCTGACCCACACAGGCTGCTCTGAGGAACAGCAGCTTGTTGGACTTGTAGCGCTTCTTAATGTAGCCGGAAGGGTCTGGGATTCCCAGTCTGGCCAGAGCATCAAACtctgaaaggaggaggaggattttttAGCAGCCCCACgtaaaaataaatcacacaatCAATACAAGAACAAcgacaacacaaaaacactacCTAAATATCCGTTTTGCTGGAGGAAAGAGTCCACCCAGGCATTCTGTGTTTTGGAGTAGATATCAGGGATATACACAGCTTTGTCTTGCCGGCCTCCGACCACACTACCTTTCAGGCGTCCAGTGTTCACCAACTCCTCCAAGATGGCTGGCAACaataacaagaaaaaacacTATATAATAATCCACTATATTACATGGCAGGAAACAACAGTATCTCCTTACAGTACAAAAGATGCTCTTGAAATCCAAACGTTCCAATCATGCTGCTGACATGTGTGGGCCTGCAGAGAGGGCAGTGGTTTGCATGAATTAAAAGATCATTCTAATCATGACACAACCACTGACTGTACCTGAACACAGCAGTTCCTGCCTGAGGAGGCAacactttaaataaaatatgcatgCAATGTTTACCTGGTGATTGCACTGAAAAGCCCTCGTATCCTAGCTTTGTGACGGGCAACAAACGCCGGAGTAAATATGACACCTCTGCTGTACTGGTCCATTTCTCCTTGTATAAGCGTTCCGAGACGCTTCGACAACTCCTAGAAAATATgtgcatgaaaacacaacagtcatATTTTAATTAACAGTCACCAACAGCATGTCAGGGGAGCCCGAAGACCGCACACAGACAAATGATTGCCTCGTTCATCACCAGATTCTATCTGTAATATACACCAAAGTGAAGATGTGACTCACCTCAGTTAGAAAATCTCCTGGGAGGTCATAGCTTTTGCACAGTTCTGCAATACTGATCATACCAGCCTCCTGCAGTTTGTCGTTCACCTCCTCAGCCAAGCGGTTCAGATACGTGCTGCAGACCACACAAAATGATCAATACACTCTCACTGACAAACTGGATTAAGCTGCCTAATCTTATTTTGAATTCCAGTAAAAGTCCTTCAAAAACATGTCACAGCACTCTTCACCATGCTCTGATCCCCCTGATGAATAAAGTAATTGATCTATATGTGCTATATTGCCACCCCGGGCTGTGTTTTATGCTCCGACGTTGGCCCacctgtggtaaaaaaaaaaaatcacaacactACTTACTCATCAATCAGCTGACCGAGTACGAGTTGAACTCCTTTATCAGATTTTGCGATGTCACTGGCTCTGTTTTCAACATGGACCCAATCCACATTGAGGATCTGAAAGGAAGAGGATCAGGGACACCTGTAAACAGGACTTGATACGAACTCAGTATTTCAACATGCTTTTAGCATATGGTGCAGGAGACAATGTTTGAACGTGCCACTACACACCTGCTGGAGGTCCACAATGTTGATTCTCCCTACAAAATACAATGACTGTTTTCAGACTGTAGAAGCCTGcacatctttattttttagttGTTTTAAACAGGATTTTATACAAAAAAAGTATAGTTTCTCAGTTTAACTAACCTCCATGCACGTAGAGTTCATCTCGAATCTCTCTGCTGATCTGGGATGGGGTGATGTACTCCTTCCCATCAAGCGTGTGCACCACATCCAGCTTTTTATCTTGGACCAGTTTTGCAATAATTTCGATGCAATTCCTCTCTGACAGCCTGTGGAAAAGTTTGCAGACGTGTCGTTACTCTAACACTGATAAAAACGTTTGAGTTTTTCTTGTAATAGCTGATTTTCGTCTCGCAATTTCTCATAGCAGCTGTCAAAAAGAAGACACAACCAACAGTGTGGAGTGTGCAATGTATAGTTTAAGCTAGCATTAGCTTCGCTGCTAACAGCTGCTCGTAGCTTTTTACCTTTGCACCGTGTCAGCAAACTGTGCTCTCTGGAAGTCAGCGGCAAGCCGACGAATTTCCTCCCAGTCCGCTGCCATTATTACAGTTTAcgttatagaaaaaaaaacagtccgcTGCTCACGTCGGCCACTCACTTTGAATAACTGTTAGCTAACTGTCAGGTGGCTAAcgggacagcagcagcttctgacTAGCCACACGTCAACATTCAGTGACGTTCGACGGAGAGCCAGAAAGGACAGACTTTCTCCTCCGACTTTCAGACGCCAATGCgcgaaaaataaaataaaataaaataaaataaaataaaataaaataaaataaaataaaatattttattattattttattattaattattagctgtagaaaacataaacattatttaatgaataaattaaGAAAAGTGACCaatttattatgtatatatttatatttataaccaATTTATATTAGCAGATGAATAACACCATTTTGTCACTAGTCTGTATataagaaaatacattttataatcAGTATTTTGCAGTGAATTGACCCTTTAATGTTCAGTCAGAGCTATAAGGGCAGGAAAAGTAGGAGACCGTGCCAGTGCTGTACAGTTCAGTGAAGTAGTTGCAGTATAAATCTGTAACCTCTGGAGAGCAGCAGACTACAGGACTTTAAAGTCCTTCAAAGGGGGCTAGCTTAACAGATGGTGCTGTACTATATGAAGCACTCCATCATGCCAGTAAAGACCTGGTAGGAATGAAATACTGTAATTATATGTCATGTGCATATTCACTGCAGGCCTATATGTAATTAATTGCATgttaacttttttaaaaaattgtccctctgtgtctggcAAACTATGTCTCGCAGCGATGTGCAAGAACTTTTTGAAAAACGCTCTCCATAAGCAGCCtgcacgctgctgctgctgctgctgctgctgggttgaTGAAACTCACACTTTCTGTGAGAGTAAAGCAGAAACTAATCAGCAGCCTGGGGCTAACTTTTAGAATCAGGAGAAAAGTTGTAAGTGGATTTGTTCAAACTTTAGGATTTATTATATGATTGTCTTTTCCCATAATTCCTGCCTTCAAGCTCTGGTTTAAATGACCAGTcaaggtaaagaaaaaaatacaaaattaaaGTGTGTTATTGAGAGGCTGGTTTCagaagagtgtgtgttctgGATGCACCTTTCTTAGAAAATAGAGACCCTATCTGAATATTTGATCATTTCTAAACAGCATTTGTAAAATTGACCTCTGTAAAGGccttttaatgattttttttttgaagcaaGGTTTGAGTGTGTTTGACCCAGTGTGAGCAGCGAATGATTAAACATCGCCTTGCAGCAGCTCGGtgcagccaaaacacacacaagcctgcTTCTTCAGgggagagaggacacacaccaAACAGAGGGAAGATGAATGTGTTCAGTTAATCATCATCATAGTGCTGCTGGGTGGAGAGGTTTATTCTTAGTGCAACATTATGTGTCCATGGCTGGGTGAGTCTGGTCTGTATCCTTCAGTTGGAGTAAATACAGGACAGTTAATACAACTACTCGTCCTACACTGGGAGTTAAACATGCTCTAATATACACTGTAAACAACACCTGTGTCCAGCCTGGTATagaagagtgttttttttcctgctaagATGACATGATATAAGTGCAATAATTAGCATGAAATAGCAGCCAagtgtttgcatgttctccctgtggcTTCCTCCctcattctaaagacgtgcttaggttaattggtcactgtaaattgcccataggtgtgagtgtgagtgagaatggttgtctgactgtctgtgtgttaccctgtgatggactgttGACctatccagggtgtaccccacctctcatccaaagctagctgggataggctccagccccctgtgaccctgcactgatGGATAGCAGCCAAGTATTGCAAAACTACACCTAAACATTGCAAATGATCTTTTTCTAACAAATGTTAATGTTTACATTTGAATCAACATATGTTTACTGGGAAGAACATCGCTACACAAATTATGAAATGAAAGACCTAAAAGATACTAATCAGCATTTTATGTTAGACAACACAGccttatttacatttatttatttattcttattctttgatatatgctgctgctactacaacctaATTTCCCTAAGGGCTAAGATTAAGAAATCtttaatcatttcattcattcattcattttttttaactgactTGAAAACACAGGGCTAAAGATAAGGTGCTCATTCTGAATATCAAGTTTCCAGCTTGAACAAATGTTCTGATTCATCTGTGTATGAGTTTGTGTGTCGTTTGGCTGTCGGTGACTTTTTATTATTCTGCTGTTGCTCAGGTAACAGTCACGTATAAAAGGTCAGGTACCTTTCATTAGCTCTTCTTTGTGATGCCTGTTATTGCTTAATTTATGAACAAAAGAAGcccttttattttcaaatgccATGACCTGCTTCGATCATTGCATAAACattcatataatatatatatagtatacagAGAAGCCAACCAAAATCAAAACTGGATTTAattatttaagaaaataaaaacttaaaaagttTAAATGAAAGCTTTAGCTGAGTTCACTCACAGTCAGTTCTTATTGAATCTACCCATCTCTGCCTGTGTAACCAGAGTGCTTCGTCTATTTAACAGGTTGGATTCATGCACACAGCCAGCAGCCAGATGCTGCATGTAGGTTTATGTATCTGTGAGATGGGCCCTGAAATGCTGAATGATGTCATTCACAGAGCTGTAAACGGCACATAGCTGCTGTGTGATACAGCGCTAACTGCTCTGTTTATATCCCAGTTGTGTTTAAATCTCCATTAAATCTAACTGTAAACTAGCTTCAAGATGCAGCTAATTGAGTCTTCAAACCCTTTGATATTGAGaatcaaatgaaaaataaatgcgTTTGATAAGGTGCCTTCTTCTCAAAAGGAAGAATAAAAGTTCCTCCAGTCTAATTTCAAACTTCAAAGCACAGCTTCCCGGACTAAATTTAGGTCATATTTCCACAGTGAATAAGCGTTATGAGGCCACGTCTTTGAATCACAATCAAGCTGAGGTCGGCCAGTAAACACGTTCGTCTCTGCGGTGGTGAACACATCTCTCCTGTGACTTCAAACACTTGAACTTAAGATACTGCTCTGTTGATTgtgtgagggaaaaaaatcctttGAAGATATTACAGTACATAATGTGAGGGGCTGGTTGATATTAGGCCTTTAAATGTTCATAAATACGTGTGATGCACAGGACTAAAACCATCACATTTTAGTGTCTGCATGCAACAGGTGCTCTTTGCCCTGTGTACCATGAAACAAATGATATAAATGTGTGTACACCACAGTCAAAGCCTTGTGGAAAGAAGTGCAGGGACATCTAAatgcagggccggcccaaggcatat
Encoded here:
- the ufl1 gene encoding E3 UFM1-protein ligase 1 translates to MAADWEEIRRLAADFQRAQFADTVQRLSERNCIEIIAKLVQDKKLDVVHTLDGKEYITPSQISREIRDELYVHGGRINIVDLQQILNVDWVHVENRASDIAKSDKGVQLVLGQLIDDTYLNRLAEEVNDKLQEAGMISIAELCKSYDLPGDFLTEELSKRLGTLIQGEMDQYSRGVIFTPAFVARHKARIRGLFSAITRPTHVSSMIGTFGFQEHLLYSILEELVNTGRLKGSVVGGRQDKAVYIPDIYSKTQNAWVDSFLQQNGYLEFDALARLGIPDPSGYIKKRYKSNKLLFLRAACVGQGLVDQVEASVEEAVNSSTWTDLQPILPSCLSEEDTGMLINQAMRNTNVQSSARVLGGTVVVSEKFISNCLSLFDEAMQQKAQKEVKNNPVFLITEEDLKQASILTESSALSKKEKREAERRKKATEGSGSVKSGGGGNAREIRIRKTKKKGRKDEDSDEESGPSQTNRSKQTEAPFMAQEEIVAVLEERVSDCPEEILSELAEHLVRPLTKAYQEVLRTVFMSSTSSPSGANKKKSMKDLQEEITNLYNNIRLFEKGTKFFSDETQVHIAKHVLKTLCTDVTNILVNFLAADLMMSVENPSTITNEVRVKILGKLSEETRGPLMKLHNCLNGKTIEDFLTNIETSAEVCGFLLKKGDKKKERQALFQHRQALTEQLKEAEDPALVLHLTSVLLFQATTHCMLHAPGRCVPQIIGTLTGRVPVEQQQLLTAYQSLVVKQLVSQGKKQQEEEKEEEESEEQEEEARSVRSQLMTLTPQVKDLVLSQRKTSVNED